GATCTGTCCCTGTTAACtgtcaattatatatatatatatatatatattttttttttttttttttttgagacggagtctcgctctgtcgcccaggctggagtgcagtggcgggatctcagctcactgcaagctccacctcccggattcacgccattctcctgcctcagcctcccgagtagctgggactacaggcgtccgccacatcgcccggctagttttttgtattttttagtagagacggggtttcaccgtgttagccaggatagtcttgatctcctgacctcgtgatccacccgtctcggcctcccaaagtgctgggattacaggcttgagccaccgcgcccggccaattatattcttttccaCATGAGAACTCTTCTTagtctttccaggttttcttacattttctctctttaaatcaTGCCCAAGGAGATTCTGTCTAACTAGTGAATTTCTAGAGTCGCTTGTTTCCTTTCCTGGATGTTTCATTGTTGATGGAATGAAAGCACAGTGTTTAGGTGGAACATCCACCCTTCTCTGTCCCTAGGGTTCTTATTGCTTACTGTGAATATAAAACTTTGATCAAATATaccttctatttttttgagacagggtctcactctatcacccaggatggagtgcagtggcaggatcaccactcactgcagcctccacctcccaggctcaagcgattgtcctacctcagcctctcaagtagctaggactacaggtgtgcactaccacacccagctaatgtttaaattttttttagagacacgggtctcactttgttgcctaggctagtcccaaactcctggatgcaagtgatcttcttgcctcagccttccaaagtgcggggattataggtgtgagctgccgcacGTGGCCTCAAATatactttgttttatattatgaaatatttaaaatagaaagtacAGAGTCTATAACATTACAATCATGAACTCACCGCTTAGCTCTACAAAATCCTAACATTGTGCCATACTGCCTGAGGTGTTAAGAACTGAAATACTATCTATATAATCAAGACCCCTTTATGTACTCCAAAATCTTAGTCTTCTCCCTCCTCAGAGATTACCAGTATCTTGAATTTGGTGTTTATCATTCCTAAGtatgttttcatattattattacaGATGTAAGTATCTGTAAAAGATATATAGTATTGgtttacatgtttaaaatttacaggccgggcgcggtggctcaagcctgtaatcccagcactttgggaggccgagacgggcgaatcacgaggtcaggagatcgagaccatcctggctaacacggtgaaaccccgtttctactaaaaaaaatacaaaaaactagccgggcgaggtggcgggcgcctgtagtcccagctacttgggaggctgaggcaggagaatggcgtaaacccgggaggccgagcttgcagtgagctgagatcgcgccactgcactccagcctgggcaacagagcgagactctgtctcaaaaaaaaataaaataaaataaaataaaataaaatttacatatggccaggtgcggtagctcacgcctgtaatcccaacactttgggaggctgaggtgggtggacggcaaggtcaggagttcgagagcagccagcctgaccaacatggtgaaatcctgtctctactaaaaatacaaaaactagctgggccaaCGCTActctcccagctactcaggaggctgaggcgggagaatcgcttgaacccagcaggtggaggttgcagtgagtccagatcacgccattgcactccagcctgggcaacaagagtgaaactccgtcgcaaaaaaaaaaaaaaaaaaaaaaaaaaacttatatatatatatatggtacacATTCTTCagcaacttgcttttttcccctcaataTAATAtgttaggttttatttatttatcttggtaGTTCTACTTcatatgttttaattcatttttatatgcataaaatattctatatgaTTAATACCTTCCAATTTAttcattctcctgttgatggactTTAGGTTGTTTGTTTTCAATGATAAAccatgctgctgtgaacattattgtgatttttaaatctcagaaTGAATTCTCAGTTACTTAGACAAAGTGGCAAACCCAGGTCCAGCTTATCTGTTGGACTATGCACTTTGCATCATTCCTTCTTGCCTTTTCAGTCCTGTCTTCCCGATGCTTCACTATGAAATGTGGTAGAATTATCAACTATCTCTAGTGGGAGCCTAAATTTGGCCTACAGAAAATCTATTCCCAGTCCCAAGAAGCATCCTTCAGGTTCTAACTGAGATTTCAATTGAGAATTCCTTGGCCTTGGGACCAGAAGAGAAGTCTTCTTTAAATATCATAACTGGCCAGtcgcggtgggtcacacctgtaatcccagcactttgggaggccaaagcaggtggatccatgaggtcaggagttcgaggccagcctgaccaacatggtgaaactccgtctctgctaaaaatacaaaaattagccaggcgtggtggtgcgtgcctgtaattccagcttctcaggaggctcaggcaggagaatcgcttgaacccaggaggtggaggttgcagtgagccgaaattgtgacactgcactccagcctgggtgacagagtgagactccatctcaaaaaaaaaaaaaaaaaaaaaaagaaaaaaatcataaccaCAGCAACAAAGCAACCTAATCAATCTTGTTAAATTCCCAAGATGCTTTTGTTCGGGCCCCAGTGAAACctaattattttatgataagCTTCATAGTCAGGGCTACAGGGGACCAAATTTGTGATGAAGGCATCAAGCCAAACTCAATTTTCTGGCTGCATGCTGACCAGGGAAACTCTCCTGCTGTAGTCATTTACAGGAGGCCGTAGGGCTCTCTGGTTCTTCCATAGCagttcatgttttatttatttatttagttttatttatttatttatttatttatttatttatttatttattttcgagacagagtctcactctgtcatccaggcttcggtacagtagtgcaatcttggttcactgcaatctctacctcccagtttcaagcaattctcgtgcttcaacctcctgagtagctaggattacagccacaCACCATGACGCCTGctgcggcctcccaaaatgctgggattacagtcttgagccaccgcgcctggccttatgtttttagcattttacatttttcttctgtggTTTTGGAAACTTCTAGGTCTCTGTGATTCATCATCTCTTTTTGTCTTGCACTAGCAACAATATATTCTGGCCAATTGATGATGGAAGGAGAGCCAGAGAGCCAATCTGCAAGTTTATAGTCAGTGCCAGATCAGATCGGTGGTAATACTTTCAATATTTTCCCTCTGCTCTGAAGGTGACTGCTGGGGTGTCTGTCTTTCACTCTGGACTTGTGTGCCCCTTTGGCCTTCTTTTTCAAcctagtttttgttttccttggcttaaacattttatttattttttccatcgaTATCAAAATAACACacgcagctgggtgcagtggtgtgcacctgtagtcccagctacttaggagactgatatgggaggatcgcttgagcccaagagttcaaggccagcctgagaaacatagggagaccccatctcgaaacaaaacaaaatatagtaaaataaaacatgcatATTGTAGAAAATATGTCAAGTacagggaaataaaaaagaaaaaaatcaattataaacTCATCTGGAGGCAttaatattttggcatatttccttccatttttttctgtgcatgTTTCTTATAATATTTGAGATCATATTGCACAATCAGTTAATTTACCTATTTTTCGTAAcgtctatgtatgtatgtatgtatctatttatctatctatccatccattcaagGTACCTTTTTCCAAAAAAAGGTCTAAGATTCTTATTTAACattattcctaattattttccCATGTTATTAGGATCTCTATACAAGCATCATTTCCCGAGTCAAAAAAGTAtgtgcattttgcattttgatGCATACTGCCAAAATAGTTTCCAGAAACACTGTCCCAATTTCAGCTCCAAATAGTTTTAGAGAACCCCCTTTCTCATTATCCTTATCTCTTTTCTGGTCCAtttctaatcatttttaaaactctggttTTACTGCAGacaagtctgttttgttttgttttgtttttttcattgagtCAAAGATCTTAAACTACAGTATATTCCAACCTCCAACTTGTCTAAAACTTAACTTCTCTTGACtctagaatttctttcttctaggGTGAGCTAACAGACTACAGTTTGTTTTCAGTTCAGGGAGGTAGGGCAGTGAGATCAGCTTCTCCTTGAGATTCAAATAACCAATATAATCCTAAAGATATCTTGTGAGAACTTTCTAAGAGCAGATAGAAGAGCCTGGGATTAAAGCTTCTGGGTTTCCAGTGCTCTCAGATCACCCTCAGCCACTGCACATGAATCTCCATAGAAACTGAAAGTCACACGTGGCCCAATTGTTTCAGGGTCCTCAGAGGagttctccctcctccttcccctccccagatGGCTTCATGCATAACCAAGTAGCTTTGGAGTCAAATATGTCAAGGCCTCTTTTCTAGCTTCTTGTTGAGCACTGTGTCACTGAAAATTCTAGTTCTTCCTTATTTTCAGTAGTTACAATCAGATCTCAGCAATCAGATCACTGCGGGAGTAGAAGGGGGTATCTGATAACTCTTTGGAGAACACCCAAACTTTGGTTTTTGAAAGCTATATCTTCCCTTTATACCTAAGTCACTTCCTGATATAGGTCTAGTCCACTGAAAGGAAACTCTATAGGAAATTTGCTCGAATGGAAATAGCAAATCATAGTGATAATTTAAAATTGCACCAATCCCCCATAAGTGGATGGAAAGTTACATTAGTTCACACCATAGGAGTTTACAAAGAATTCCAGGTTGGTTGtggtggctcgggcctgtaatcctagcactttgggaggcccaggcgagaagatcacctgaggttgggatttcaagaccagcctgaccaacatggagaaaccctgtctctactaaaaatacaaaattagcgtggtggcgcatgcctgtaatcccagctacttgggaggctgaggcaggagaatcgcttgaacccgggaggtggaggttgtggtgagccaatatcgtgccattgcactccagcctgggcaacacgagcaaaacttcgtgtcaaaaaaaaaaaaaaaaaaaaagaattccaaacaaaaacatcaacagCCATATGCAATGGAAATTTGGACTTCAACACAAGCAAGCAGTTTAAATAGTTTGAGTATAAAAGGAATCAGAATAGATAGGGCAAGCCCTAAGGGACACTGTTTGGGTATAATGCTTTAGGTTGCCATGAGCAAAGATGACAGCCACTGAGCTGTGTAGACCCCTCATAGCCGCTGGGCTTTGCTGCTGCCCTGCCTCTAGACATGCATGGCATGAGACAGAGACTTTCAGCTTTGAGAGCTAGATGGCCAAGAAATTGGTTCATTTGGAGTCTGGGCAACTTATCCAAGGATGTCTTGATTGGGGTCACCAATCACTTTTATTCTAAATGTCCTATAATTTGCTCTAGGTAGGCCCTCTGGGGGACATTGGCAGGTCTGAGGCAGAGTAAAAATTATAGCAAATACTGAGATCCAGCACTTGCCattgccaggctctgttctaaatgctttacatgtatttGCACATTTACTGCTCACAACCACCTTATGGGGAAGGTACtaggcaggcagggaggaggaaagggaaagggaaaggaaaagggaaaagagcaGGGGAAGAAAGGAGCAAGAAAAAGTCAATGTAATTCGGCAATTATTTATTAAGTGCTAACTGTATGTCAGAGTCTATGGTAATCAACAGAACAGAGGAGGGTATAGTGAAGAAGGGATACAGGTAGAGAAAGGAGGACgagtgggaagaggaggaggttggagaggagaaaaagaaaggagaaataatgaAGACAAGAGACAAGCAAGCCATGCACATGGAGGGCAATGATAAGAGGAGAAACCTTTGCCAGAACCTGAGGGGTTGGCCACACTGTCCgggctgaggcagaggctgcttTCTCCTGGCCCAGTCTTTTACCCATTGTTACCACGAGGTTGGCACAGCTTTCACACAGTCCTTTCAACAAAGCTGGCTCTGATCCTGGCAACATTTGGCCTGGTACAGCTCGAGGCAGGTAGCCTACACCCTGGCCTAGCCGGGCCTTTCCCTAGCTCACAAAAGTCAACTGCATAATGTGGAGCGTGAGCTTTTACCATGTTCTCAGAGAATCTGCCtcttagtatttctttttctaaggGCTTCATTGACCCATGTATCCCTATTGAGTCTTCAAGCACTATTTGACAGAAGGGCTTGTTTTTATCTGACTGCTCCCTGCAATATTACTTTTCCACTAAGTTTGCCAGAGGTACCCCTTTCTAACATTTGCTACCTGTTCGGATGGTCACCTCATgtcacatttttctcttcctgttcaCCCCACCCACAGCTCTTGTCGGAAAGGACCTTTTCAGCCTCTCTAATCACCAGACGGGACTGCCAGGGCCTTGTGCTGATGACACTCCCACCCTCCGTCAGCCTCCTCTGCTAGCTGATAAATGGCACCAGCCATGCTGTCTCTCTGTTTTTTAGGGGTCCCAAGAAAGGTACATTGCTGCTGCTGCCCAGCCCCTGCCATACCCCAGACCCACCTCAGTCCTAACTTAATGCAGGTAGCTTCCCAGATGCATTGAGATGCCAGGACTTGGAAGGTGGGACTCGATCGCAGCAGACACTGGCCCTGGAGACATATTCTTACAGTCCAGAGAGGAAGGACAGTCTGAGCAAACCCCACCCTTTCACAGCCACTCAgttccctttttttgtttcctgACCTAAaccaatgtctttttttcttctcagcagCATGCTATCTGGTTCCCTGCTGCCGTCCCTATTCCACCCCCTCAACTGTCCCCGCCCTTCATTTGCTTGGGACCTCTGACACTACTATCTTGAGTCTGTCTCTGAAAGAACCTTTCTCAACATGACTGGGGCCACTGAGACTCTAGATGGGGCTGGCCTGAGCAGACAGGTCATCAAGCTATCCTCCTAGAGGTAAAGGGACAACATACCTGAAGTACTATGAAGACAGTCAGCACAGGGAGAGGGGCTTACAGAAAAGAGGAGAGATGCTGGGGGCTGGCAGACACAGAGCAAAGAGATTGGCCAGGAAGAGTGTTTTCAAGTCTCCTGTCCTCCGGGGCAGAGGAGTCTCAGGGACACACAGTTGAACTTGATAGTGAAGGGACCCCAAAGGACAGAGCCAGACAGAGGTAGAGACAAGACTTCCCCCTGCTGAGTCATTTTctaagaaagcatttttttccctaCAGATAAAAATGTCGGAATATAAGCCCACAGAAATACTTGTGCCCTTCCCCATTTTCTGTGGatgttgattttcttcttttaagattCAGCCTCAGGGATTATCTCTCAATGTACACCTTTCTCTTGAGTCGTGTAAACCCGTAAAGCAGACTAGTGTCACTTGAAGCCTGGAGGTTTTCTCAGGGGCCCCCTACTTTATGCTCCAACTGCAATGTTTCCCCCAGGGATTCTTCTAGGAAATGCAGCCAGTATTGAATGCAGACCATGACATTGGAGCCCCTGCTGACTGATCTGCCTGCCCACTTTGACATCTTGGGCACTACCATATTTCCTTGCCCCAAGGCACTGTATCCTAGTGTAGAAACAGATCACAGGTCCCACTACAAGTTCATCCGAGCTTTTAAGTCAACAggaccttatttttttttctttatttcgtctaaaaaacaaacaaacaagcaaacaaaaaaatgggatatatgtgcagaaggtgcaggtttgttacataggtatacgtgtgctgtggtgatttgctgcacctattgacccatcctctaagatccctcccctcacccccaacccccaacaggccttgggacctttttttttttttttttttgagacagggtcttgttctgaagcccaggctagagtgcagcagcatgatcatggctcactgcagcctctgtctcctgggctcaagcgatcctctcacctcagcctccctagtacctgggactagaggcacagaTCACtgtgctgggctaatttttgtattttttgtagaggtggggtttcactatgttgcccaggctggtctcaaactcgtggactcaagcgatcctcctgcttcggcctcccaaaatacagggattacaggggtgagccacctctTCCGGTCACCAACAggactttaaataaaaacatttaaagtatTTGTAGACTGATGATATAGTGGTTGATCCTCACATTTGCACAAGATAGATGGACAGCATGTGTTGTACGATTGCCTTACTTTATTGACAACTTCTATCCTTTTGCTAGTCACCCCCAATAGCTGCTCCACTCACCTGCCTGAGGATTGGTCACAGGCATTCAccttccctcctcttttcttcATCTTATGTCACTTGTTGTCACATGCCCTGTCCCTTCTCAAGGTCCATCTTGGGGTGGGGACTGGGAGGTGACAGGCATCCAGTGGGAGAGctaaacaagagagagagaggagcacaAGGGAAAAGAGCAAGTAGACGTAGGCTCTTCTTCACCCTCTGCCCACGACCACTCCCCTAGCACACTCATCCATACTGACAGGAGGACTGTACTCAGATAGCACAAATGAACAGCTGAGTGTCACCTGAACAGATTCCCAATGCAATATAAGGTTCTATTCTTGGTGCTATCCTGTTCAACATTTTTGTTGATGATCTttgaggaaaatataaaaagtagcccaGTTAGTTTATGAATGGTGCAAGGCTCTGTGTGCTAGACTGGATGATGGAAGAGGGCAATTAGTTTCCAAAAAGATCTTGATCACCTGGTGTGAGAAGCCAAATTCCACAAAGTATATTTTACCGGGGCTAAAGGTGATGTCTCACAACTGGGCCCCAAATTTGAACTTCAAATGACTCCAGGAGAAAGTGGAGTAGCAGTAGCATTTGTGAAAATGGTTCAGGGGTTTTTGCTGATAGTAATCAAAAGGCATGTCATGTCAGTTAACATGGCTTCCAGAAAAGCCAACGTGACATTGAGGCTTCCTTACAGAAGTAAAATATCTAGACAGAGGAAGGTAACATGCCACCTACTCTGCAAAGCCAGACCACACCTAGAGTCCTGCATCCAGTTCTGAGTGCCTCATCTTAGGGGAAATTAATGAGCAGGAACATGTCCAAAACAGAGaacagctcaagtgatcctcccacctcagtgtcagCATTGGTGTACAAACTTTCACTTATAGGATGTATAAGCTCTGGGGATCTAATGTACAATATAGTGACCATAGTTAATAACATTGTATTATTGAAATTTGATAAGAGAGCAGATTTTAAGTGTCCTCACCTCCTCTATGGTAACTATGGATGGTGATGGATGATAAATATGTTAATCAATTTGACTGTGGTAATCATTACACagtgtatacacatatcaaatcatcatgttgtacaccttgaatataaacaatttttgtcaattaaatttttttaagtaagcaaaaacaagcaaaaaccccACAAAGCCATGTAATACAGGTATGATAGAAAGAACTAAGGTTGATTAAATGAAGAGGGGCCATGTTCATGGTCTTCATATTTCTATGTTACTAACATAAACCCCTAAAGGCCAGTGAGATTGCTTAAgaatctggaaagaaaaagaaaatgctggaaGTTTGGCAAAGAAACTTTCAGGAAATGTAGCAGGTAgtggtaatatttttattatctcattCCCAGAGACCACCCAACAAAAAAGGGGGTGATCAGAGTGTCAGCTCAGGTCCCACGCGTGTTCCTGGAGGGTTGTGCAAGCAAGATACCCCAGACTGTCATGGTTCGTCAGTCCCTACTCCACTGCCACCTCCTCCTGTGTCTCAGCCCAATTCTGTCTCCTCACCATCCTCTACACTGCAGATGCCCCTGCTTCCTTGGTATGATGTAGTGGTTAAGTGCAAGGCTGTAGTGTTAGACTACCTAGGATCAAATTCCAGttccacaaaaaaataacaacCTGTGTGACTTCAGGTAAGTAAACTTAACATCTCTTGTGCCTTAGTGTCCTCACCTGTTAAATACTAATACTGGTACATACCTCCTGGGGTTGCTGTCAGGATTAAAAGGGGTAGTGTGTAAGGTGGTTAGGagaatgcctggcatatagtaagtgccctatatatatatatatatatacatacacatatatattagcTATTATAATCACCAGGCCACAACAGCagtattttataatgttaaaggAACACAGGTTCTAGAGTCAGTCTACCCAGGTTTGTATCCTAGATTCACTAAATACTGTTGACATTGGTAAAATCGTTTAACATCCTACGACCTCAATTTCttaacctgtaaaatgggaataatagtaccACCTGTCTCCTAGAATTACTGTGAGAAGTGTATGACACaatctatttaaaatgtttagtacCCTGCAGTCTTTCTATGCTGGACTCTCTTGAAACCTAGTATATGCCTTCTGCCAGGTCTGCAAGGAAGGGAAGAGCCACTGGATACTTTCTACTTCTAGGCTTGATGATTGCTATTACAGGAGCCGAACAATTTCATTGTCACTTTTCAGAACCTAGAGCAGCTGACTTACTCCCTCAACAGAAGGGTGCTGCTTTAACGCCAATCATTGTTCCTTTTCTTCAAAGTACTTAGTTCATAATTGTACATTTATAAGCCTATTAGATTACCGTATCCCTCCCCctgaacagtgcctgacacataatggGCATCTAATGACCATTTGTTGAATGGACCAACTGGCCATGTGATTGATGAACTGGAGCAATTGGCTCCCTCCAGGCCTTCATTGAATCAGCAGTTTGCTGCGAAAGGTGTTCCCAGTGACCTTGAGGTGGAACAGGAATGGAACGTGGAGGTGGAGGACCCCTCTTTTCGACCCTAGTCCTGGCTTCCCTCGGGGACGGGGAGGCCAGAGGATCTGGGAAAAACACTGCTCCCTTCACTGAACGCCACTATGTAGCAGCGTCCACCAAAAGAGATAAAGTGACGAAACGCTGCAAAGCTGCGGGGCGGAAGTTGGGGTGAGTGGACCACCCTTTAGGCGGAGTCCTTCCTTAAGCTCCCGCCCGCGGCTCGGAACTGAGTCCTCTCAGCAGCCGGAGGGCGCTGCGCCGAGCCTTACACTCTATGATTGCTCTTACCGACTCCCATGAGGAAGTGCGATCGGGAACCTCCTATATACTTCCGTTTGCGGCgcggcttctttctttcttcccgtGCCGGTATCGCTCTCGCAATCATGGTAGGACTTGCTGGTGGGGCCGAGTAACATCCAGCGTAATCTATCCCCCCTTCGTCGCCGGTGCTGTGCCGGGATGGGTCCAGGCTCCTGTGTGGACTCGATATACCGGAGCAACCCAATTTTGCCGGGATCAACCCTAAAGGGACCGGGCTACGGGGCCAGGAATTGAAGTGATGGGTTCAAAGAGGTAGAGTTAGCCGGGGGTGGAGTTAATAAGATCTTTTCCCTCTTTGGGGCTCGACGGAGGGAGGAAGCTCTGCTTGAAGCACATGGGGCTGACCCACCCTGTAGTCAGAGTTAGCATGTAGTGAGGAGTACTCGTGGAGTGCCTTAGCTTTAGCTGGGTGAGGTAGGGCGTTGTGCCATTGTCGTCAAATAACACTGCACGTTCTGAACGGTTTCTTTACTAGGTTAACGTCCCTAAAACCCGCCGGACTTTCTGTAAGAAGTGTGGCAAGCACCAACCCCACAAAGTGACACAGTACAAGAAGGGCAAGGATTCTCTGTATGCCCAGGGTAAGATGGATTCTGCATAATTTGGTGTTAATGTGACATTTGTGTTGTAGAGTAACATACGGGTCCAGGTCTCTTCCCCCCCACGCCCGACTTGAGCGTTAATATTTCTGCTGCAAAATTAAGATAAAACCTGTAAGAATTACTTGCTGGTATTATAACAAATACCAATTCGTTTTCCCAGGAAAGCGGCGTTATGACAGGAAGCAGAGTGGCTATGGTGGGCAAACTAAGCCGATTTTCCGGAAAAAGGTGAGTGGTAATTACTATTTGACGTTTCCCACTTAATTGCAGTAAGGATGTATACTTGTCTCTAGTCCACACACTTCATGATATAGGTATAGCGTTAGTTTAGCGAAGTTTTCACAGTTGACTGCAGTGATATATCTAGTAGGTGATGGAGCTGGGAATGCAACTCAGGTCTGATTAGTCCACAATACTGCACTATTTCAGTGTTTACGATTTTTTATCCTTTCCCTTCTGAAGAGGCAAAAAATCGAGGAATGTGCCCTGCTTTCCTAAGAACTGAGGTGTGAGTACACTTGTAAATCCTTTCATTGGCCTTGCTCCTTATCTATCGTCATGTCTGAATCCTCGACTGTTGGTTGCACTAAGTTCTGTTGTTTCTCATCACAGAAACCTGCAGTCAGCTACCTGTTCTCGTGAAGTCTTAAAACTCTTATAGAATAGCCATTTAGGCCTGTCTGCTAGCCTCCTGAATTCTGTATTCTCAGGCTGAGCGAGTTTCTGTTTATTCTCAAACCTTAGGTGATTTGGCTAACCATTAAAGTAATTAGCACGATGATTGGAATGGAGCATTCTCTCCAACACAGCATTTCTTTTGGCACTTTGCCTCTGGTGCAGTTTAGCTCCAGAAAGTATTAAGGAATGACTTTAGTGCTCATTTGGATGCAGTAAGTAGTTTGGTCTCAGGGTGGCAGAAAGAATGCTTTTTTATACCTTTTCACATTTGGATAACTT
The sequence above is drawn from the Theropithecus gelada isolate Dixy chromosome X, Tgel_1.0, whole genome shotgun sequence genome and encodes:
- the LOC112616158 gene encoding 60S ribosomal protein L36a-like isoform X2, whose amino-acid sequence is MRKCDREPPIYFRLRRGFFLSSRAGIALAIMVNVPKTRRTFCKKCGKHQPHKVTQYKKGKDSLYAQGKRRYDRKQSGYGGQTKPIFRKKAKTTKKIVLRLECVEPNCRSKRMLAIKRCKHFELGGDKKRKGQVIQF
- the LOC112616158 gene encoding 60S ribosomal protein L36a-like isoform X1, translating into MRKCDREPPIYFRLRRGFFLSSRAGIALAIMVNVPKTRRTFCKKCGKHQPHKVTQYKKGKDSLYAQGKRRYDRKQSGYGGQTKPIFRKKAKTTKKIVLRLECVEPNCRSKRMLAIKRCKHFELGGDKKRKVYNCGWKVQYFS